In a single window of the Dinghuibacter silviterrae genome:
- a CDS encoding SusC/RagA family TonB-linked outer membrane protein gives MAQIAIDEAYGYPLGIAPLARPGAYQEVVHGKVTGPDGSPVPGANVSIKGSKKGVTTGTDGSFTINASKGDILVISSIGYAAQQVKVGSGDLAVSLLESSKQLNEVVVTALGIKKQARSLGYSTTEVNGSALTDSREQNLGNALTGQVAGVNVAGVANGPMGTSRVVIRGNSSLTGNNQPLYVIDGVPFDNQNLGGNAGQWGGADFGDGLSGISPDDIESIQVLKGVAASALYGFRGGNGAILITTKSGARNRGMNIELNNNLVFNSVMDERDYQYTYGQGLLGVKPTSQAAALAAPYDSWGAKIDGSQAVNFLGQPVAYTAYKKNFENFFKTATTNQTSVALSGSNDKGHFRLGLSNSYNGVVIPNSNMKNQALNFNGTFNVTNRLQMTLTADYAFEQVQNRASFSDAPGNVIAGPLYLANTFDIRWLKNNQTNPNGSELLPGTDIYFENPYYIAYQYQNKTSRNRLTGGLTVKYNILDWLYLQGQVTRDGYIYDVTNITPSGVPYTGNGVTGGNLTQYEINYHELNSSAMVGIDKALSSRFHLTANAGVNQQDNVISDYGVGAVPTLVNGINPQGPAGPFTISGLYTANNIANKPAYNGYAHYRVNSVYGSVDLGYKNFLFLTATARNDWFSTLSVNSDHYLYPSVAGSFVFSDALRLPSWITFGKLRASYAAASNGTSPYQNALLYNLASYTISGQSVGTVATNIIPDAHLEPVKIAEQEVGLNMDFLDSRVGFDVAVYNKHTTDDIVQSTVSPTSGYNYQVQNIGQIRNRGVELLINLTPVRSRDFTWHLTFNYAHNNNKVLSLGGLPSLVINGAYPRWGSEVNISNVVGLPYSQIMGFAYTKDAKGNIVYSSGGANPVAAGEPIPTQVVPLGSGVYTTTGGFFNEFTYKGITLSFLLDGKFGAKIYSGTNLLLYEYGLQKTTLQGRESGYIGKGVDDKGNVNTTAVAAQTYFQDISAGGADHIAQEFVYDASFIKLRSLSIGYSLPSSVLGHSFVKGVRLSLVGRNLAILMKHVPNIDPESNLNATNGQGLELSGFPAFRSYGFNVNVKF, from the coding sequence ATGGCTCAGATAGCCATTGACGAAGCTTATGGTTATCCCTTAGGGATAGCCCCGCTCGCGCGGCCCGGCGCTTACCAGGAGGTTGTCCATGGTAAGGTGACCGGTCCGGACGGAAGCCCGGTTCCCGGCGCCAATGTGTCCATCAAGGGCTCCAAGAAGGGCGTCACCACGGGAACGGACGGTTCTTTCACCATCAATGCGTCCAAAGGGGACATCCTCGTTATTTCTTCGATAGGATATGCCGCTCAGCAAGTGAAAGTAGGCAGCGGCGACCTTGCCGTCAGCCTCCTGGAATCTTCCAAACAACTCAACGAAGTGGTCGTCACCGCGCTGGGTATCAAGAAACAGGCCCGCTCGCTCGGGTATTCCACGACGGAAGTGAACGGCAGCGCCCTGACCGATTCCCGCGAACAAAACCTCGGTAACGCGCTCACCGGCCAGGTGGCCGGCGTCAACGTAGCCGGTGTCGCCAACGGCCCCATGGGCACCAGCCGCGTGGTCATCCGCGGGAACTCCTCCCTGACGGGTAACAACCAGCCTTTGTACGTGATCGACGGGGTGCCCTTTGACAACCAAAACCTGGGGGGCAACGCGGGCCAATGGGGTGGGGCCGACTTTGGAGATGGTTTGTCCGGCATCAGCCCTGACGACATCGAAAGCATACAGGTGCTCAAAGGGGTTGCTGCTTCCGCTCTTTATGGCTTCCGCGGTGGTAATGGCGCCATCCTGATCACGACCAAGTCCGGTGCCCGCAACCGCGGGATGAATATCGAATTGAACAACAACCTTGTGTTCAATTCTGTGATGGACGAGCGTGACTATCAATATACGTACGGCCAGGGGCTGCTGGGTGTCAAACCCACGTCCCAGGCGGCCGCGCTGGCCGCCCCTTATGACAGTTGGGGGGCCAAGATCGACGGCTCCCAGGCGGTCAACTTCCTGGGTCAGCCGGTGGCGTACACGGCCTATAAAAAGAACTTTGAAAACTTCTTCAAGACGGCTACGACCAACCAGACGTCGGTCGCTTTGTCCGGGTCAAACGACAAAGGACACTTCCGGTTGGGTCTTTCCAATTCGTACAACGGAGTGGTGATCCCCAACTCCAACATGAAAAACCAGGCGCTCAATTTCAACGGCACCTTTAACGTGACCAACCGCCTGCAAATGACCCTCACGGCGGATTATGCGTTTGAGCAGGTGCAGAACAGGGCTTCCTTTTCCGATGCACCCGGGAACGTCATTGCCGGTCCTCTTTACCTCGCCAATACCTTCGACATCCGCTGGTTGAAGAACAACCAGACGAACCCGAATGGGTCCGAGCTCCTGCCCGGGACCGACATCTACTTCGAGAACCCCTATTACATCGCCTATCAATACCAGAATAAAACCAGCAGGAATCGCCTCACCGGCGGCCTGACGGTGAAGTATAATATCCTGGATTGGTTGTATCTTCAGGGACAGGTGACGAGGGACGGTTATATATATGATGTAACCAACATCACTCCCTCCGGCGTGCCGTATACGGGGAATGGTGTGACAGGTGGAAATCTAACACAGTATGAGATCAACTACCATGAGTTGAATAGCAGCGCCATGGTCGGGATCGACAAGGCGCTGAGCAGTAGGTTTCATTTGACGGCCAATGCGGGCGTCAACCAGCAGGATAATGTCATAAGCGACTATGGCGTAGGGGCTGTACCTACCCTCGTTAACGGGATCAACCCTCAAGGTCCCGCGGGTCCTTTCACCATCAGCGGTCTTTATACCGCCAACAACATTGCCAACAAACCCGCGTACAACGGCTACGCCCACTACCGCGTCAATTCGGTGTACGGAAGCGTGGACCTGGGGTATAAGAACTTTCTTTTCCTGACCGCTACGGCACGTAACGACTGGTTCTCCACCCTGTCGGTCAACTCCGATCACTACCTGTATCCTTCCGTGGCCGGCAGCTTTGTCTTCTCCGACGCCCTGCGCCTGCCCTCCTGGATCACCTTCGGCAAGCTGAGGGCCTCTTACGCGGCCGCTTCCAACGGGACCAGCCCGTATCAAAACGCCTTGCTGTATAACCTGGCCTCCTACACCATCAGCGGTCAGTCCGTCGGTACCGTCGCTACCAACATCATCCCCGACGCCCACCTCGAACCGGTGAAAATCGCGGAACAGGAAGTGGGTCTGAACATGGACTTCCTCGACAGCCGGGTCGGTTTCGACGTGGCCGTGTATAACAAGCACACCACCGACGACATCGTTCAATCCACCGTGAGCCCTACCTCCGGGTACAACTACCAGGTACAGAACATCGGCCAGATCCGCAACCGCGGTGTCGAACTGTTGATCAACCTGACCCCGGTCCGCTCAAGGGATTTCACCTGGCACCTGACCTTTAACTATGCGCACAACAACAACAAGGTCCTGTCCCTGGGTGGGTTGCCCAGCCTCGTGATCAATGGCGCCTATCCGCGCTGGGGTTCCGAAGTCAACATCAGCAACGTGGTGGGGCTGCCCTACTCCCAGATCATGGGTTTTGCGTATACGAAGGACGCGAAAGGGAATATCGTATACAGCAGCGGTGGTGCCAACCCCGTGGCTGCGGGCGAGCCCATCCCCACCCAGGTCGTACCGCTGGGTTCCGGTGTCTACACCACCACCGGTGGTTTTTTCAACGAGTTTACCTACAAGGGAATCACCCTTTCCTTCCTCCTGGACGGCAAGTTCGGCGCGAAGATCTACTCCGGTACCAACCTGTTGTTGTATGAATACGGCTTGCAAAAGACAACCCTCCAGGGTCGTGAAAGCGGGTACATCGGCAAGGGCGTCGACGACAAAGGAAACGTCAATACGACGGCGGTTGCTGCCCAGACCTATTTCCAGGACATTTCCGCCGGTGGCGCCGACCACATCGCCCAGGAGTTCGTGTACGATGCCAGCTTTATCAAACTGCGCTCCCTGTCCATAGGCTATTCCCTGCCTTCCTCGGTGCTGGGCCACAGCTTTGTCAAAGGTGTCCGCCTCTCGCTGGTGGGCCGCAACCTCGCCATCCTGATGAAACACGTTCCGAACATAGATCCCGAATCGAACCTCAACGCCACCAACGGCCAGGGCCTGGAACTCTCCGGCTTCCCTGCCTTCCGGAGCTATGGGTTTAATGTGAATGTGAAGTTCTAA
- a CDS encoding SusD/RagB family nutrient-binding outer membrane lipoprotein, whose translation MTSTHKFTAVAALATGLFLSGCKKDFVSINTDPNHITASSMKFAYMLTSAELITSGNSDANAYEDWRTNLIYSACMVQQLSSTTGYWDGDKYLFNPSYASAYWDQNYPNSITDIQEVVYNTKSDTSQVNLYNIARIFRAFMFQRMTDMYGDCPYTEAGLGYISGITSPKYDKQQDIYTGLLTELSDAATSLNASDPTSTWGAADLLYGGDVTKWKKFAYSEMVRVAMRMSKVDPTDAQKWVQTAVAGGTMAGVADDAAVAHQDVGGTPVRNGNGLVLLLNDPDASRLSQSFVNYLKSTNDPRLSYLGTVCTNPSSSSDMGDTTWSKQLGQPNGYDPALSGSPYDLSKAPGYPGNPNLYSVVNRYTFARLDAPTLFVTYGETELLLAEAAERGWISDAPATHYINGVTASMQMLTSHFGVGPSATDITTYLTNNPYNAAGALNQLNSQYWVTSFMDDVESWNNWRRSGYPALTPVANYPGNVTNGTIPRRFTYPQGEAGTNAANYNAAVADLSSGDKMVSRMWWDTP comes from the coding sequence ATGACATCGACACATAAATTCACCGCCGTCGCAGCCCTTGCCACCGGACTTTTCCTCTCCGGTTGTAAAAAGGACTTCGTCAGCATCAATACCGATCCCAACCACATCACGGCGTCCAGCATGAAGTTTGCGTACATGCTCACTTCCGCCGAGCTGATCACCTCCGGGAACAGCGACGCCAACGCTTACGAAGACTGGCGGACCAACCTGATCTATTCCGCCTGTATGGTCCAACAACTGTCCTCCACGACCGGCTACTGGGACGGCGACAAATACCTCTTCAACCCCAGCTATGCCTCTGCGTACTGGGACCAAAACTATCCCAACAGCATCACCGACATACAAGAGGTCGTCTATAACACGAAAAGCGACACCTCGCAGGTAAATCTGTACAACATCGCCCGCATCTTCCGAGCCTTTATGTTCCAGCGGATGACCGATATGTATGGCGACTGCCCCTACACCGAGGCCGGCCTGGGGTACATTTCCGGTATCACCAGCCCGAAATACGACAAACAGCAGGACATCTATACCGGTCTCCTCACCGAGCTGTCCGACGCTGCCACCAGCCTCAACGCCAGTGACCCGACCTCCACCTGGGGCGCCGCCGACCTCCTCTACGGAGGGGATGTCACCAAGTGGAAGAAATTCGCCTATTCCGAAATGGTCCGCGTGGCCATGCGGATGAGCAAGGTTGATCCCACTGACGCCCAAAAATGGGTCCAGACGGCCGTCGCCGGTGGTACCATGGCCGGCGTTGCAGACGATGCCGCGGTCGCCCACCAGGACGTCGGCGGCACGCCCGTGCGGAACGGGAACGGTCTGGTCCTGCTGCTCAACGACCCCGACGCCTCCCGTCTTAGCCAATCCTTTGTCAACTACCTGAAAAGCACGAACGATCCCCGGCTTTCCTACCTGGGGACCGTTTGTACCAACCCCTCGTCTTCGTCCGATATGGGCGACACGACCTGGTCCAAACAGCTCGGTCAGCCCAATGGCTATGACCCCGCCCTCAGCGGCAGCCCCTACGACCTCTCCAAAGCCCCCGGATACCCCGGCAATCCTAACCTGTATTCCGTGGTCAACCGTTATACGTTCGCCCGTCTCGACGCGCCTACGCTGTTTGTCACCTACGGGGAGACCGAACTCCTCTTAGCCGAAGCCGCCGAGCGCGGCTGGATCTCCGACGCCCCCGCCACCCACTACATCAACGGGGTAACCGCCTCCATGCAAATGCTCACTTCCCATTTTGGTGTGGGCCCCTCTGCTACCGACATCACCACCTACCTCACCAATAACCCTTACAACGCCGCCGGTGCCCTCAACCAGCTCAACTCCCAGTACTGGGTAACGTCCTTCATGGATGACGTCGAGTCCTGGAACAACTGGAGGCGCAGCGGCTATCCCGCGCTTACCCCTGTGGCCAACTACCCCGGTAACGTCACCAATGGCACCATCCCCCGCCGCTTCACCTATCCCCAAGGCGAGGCCGGTACCAACGCCGCCAACTACAATGCGGCCGTGGCCGACCTCTCCAGCGGAGATAAAATGGTGTCGCGCATGTGGTGGGATACGCCATAG
- a CDS encoding helix-turn-helix transcriptional regulator translates to MSKLREKLFSLASDQPSDWKADAKYRRENREWLRKSAVIAVRVLDALKAQGLSQKELAERMNVSPQQISKIVSGQENLTLETILNLEVTLGIQIIDDKVAQNKAS, encoded by the coding sequence ATGAGTAAGCTAAGGGAAAAATTGTTCAGCTTGGCGTCCGATCAGCCCTCCGATTGGAAGGCTGACGCGAAATACCGCCGTGAAAACCGGGAATGGTTGCGAAAATCGGCAGTTATCGCCGTACGGGTACTGGATGCCTTGAAAGCGCAGGGCCTTTCTCAAAAAGAGCTGGCGGAACGGATGAACGTATCCCCCCAACAGATTAGTAAAATTGTAAGTGGGCAGGAAAACCTGACCCTTGAAACTATATTAAACCTTGAAGTTACCTTAGGTATTCAGATCATTGATGACAAGGTGGCTCAGAACAAAGCAAGTTAG
- a CDS encoding FdhF/YdeP family oxidoreductase: MEKKATSPDIGPEQVNGFHHGHVKKAAAGLPAVIHSFQHVFGEAGLARGWKALKHLNQKDGFDCPSCAWPDPDDERSGIAEYCENGAKAVAEEATLKKLEPDFFATHSVAELAALTDFEIGRKGRIAQPMYMPSGAPHYQPISWDDAFGLLGRTLDSLASPNEAIFYTSGRTSNEAAFLYQLFARALGTNNLPDCSNMCHESSGVALRQALGVGKGSVTLDDFYKAEVIIILGQNPGTNAPRMLTALQKAKAAGALIISINPLPETGLMGFNNPQQVAGLLGMDTALTDLFLQVRINGDMALLQGVNKLLLEGSFFDRDFVSSRCSGFEAYAAHLRALDLSSLSSSCGIALDQIHEMAHLLAGKERIIACWAMGLTQHTNAVDTIREVVNLLLLKGSIGKPGAGTCPVRGHSNVQGDRTMGIWEKPPGEFLDALQKRFGFTPPRAHGYDVVDAIKAMHAGKASVFMGMGGNFLSATPDTHFTAEALRRCRLTVHVSTKLNRSHLVHGTEALILPCFGRSDRDLTGGVEQFVSCENSMGVVQASHGVLAPVSGLLLSEPAIVCRLALATPSVRSKVDWIRYLSNYDTIRNDIEQVIPGFDRYNERVRHPGGFYLPHPNREGRFATATGLAAFNIASVPASSLGPDDLVMMTIRSHDQFNTTIYGLDDRYRGVYHERRVILMNRGDMQRLSLEEGTVVDIHGAAGRVAHNFVVVAYAIPLGCAATYFPETNVLVPIDSVAAFSNTPVSKHVVVQVKRAGVI; this comes from the coding sequence ATGGAAAAAAAAGCCACGTCGCCGGACATTGGCCCTGAGCAGGTCAACGGCTTTCACCACGGCCACGTCAAAAAGGCCGCCGCCGGGCTACCTGCGGTCATCCACTCGTTCCAGCATGTCTTTGGCGAGGCCGGGCTTGCCCGCGGCTGGAAGGCCCTCAAACATTTAAACCAGAAGGACGGCTTCGACTGTCCCAGTTGTGCCTGGCCGGACCCGGACGACGAGCGTTCGGGGATCGCCGAGTATTGCGAAAACGGGGCCAAGGCCGTCGCCGAGGAGGCTACGCTGAAAAAGCTTGAACCGGACTTTTTTGCCACCCACTCAGTGGCGGAGCTTGCCGCGCTGACCGATTTCGAGATCGGGCGCAAGGGGCGTATCGCCCAGCCGATGTACATGCCTTCGGGGGCTCCGCACTACCAGCCTATCTCCTGGGACGACGCCTTTGGTCTTTTGGGCCGCACCCTCGATAGCCTGGCCTCACCGAATGAGGCCATCTTCTATACCTCCGGACGCACCAGTAACGAAGCTGCCTTCCTATACCAACTCTTCGCCCGCGCCCTGGGGACCAACAACCTCCCCGACTGCAGCAATATGTGCCACGAAAGCAGCGGGGTGGCCCTCCGGCAGGCCCTGGGTGTAGGCAAAGGCTCGGTGACCCTGGACGATTTTTACAAGGCCGAGGTCATCATCATCCTCGGCCAGAATCCCGGCACTAATGCACCGCGGATGCTTACCGCGCTGCAAAAAGCAAAGGCTGCGGGCGCCCTTATCATTTCTATCAACCCCCTCCCTGAGACCGGGTTGATGGGATTCAACAACCCTCAGCAGGTGGCGGGGCTTCTGGGGATGGATACCGCGCTGACGGATTTGTTTCTGCAGGTGCGGATTAATGGGGATATGGCGTTGCTGCAGGGCGTCAACAAGTTACTCTTGGAGGGGTCGTTTTTCGATCGCGACTTCGTTTCTTCCAGGTGCTCCGGCTTCGAGGCGTACGCCGCCCATCTGCGGGCGCTCGACTTGTCTTCTTTGAGCTCTTCCTGCGGCATTGCCCTCGACCAGATCCACGAAATGGCCCACCTGCTGGCCGGCAAAGAACGGATCATCGCCTGCTGGGCCATGGGGCTCACCCAACACACCAACGCCGTCGACACCATCCGCGAGGTCGTGAACCTCTTGCTGCTCAAAGGCTCCATCGGCAAACCGGGAGCGGGCACCTGCCCCGTCCGGGGACACAGCAACGTCCAGGGGGACCGGACCATGGGGATCTGGGAAAAACCGCCTGGTGAGTTTCTGGACGCGTTGCAGAAACGCTTCGGTTTCACGCCTCCCCGCGCCCACGGATACGACGTCGTCGACGCCATCAAAGCCATGCACGCCGGTAAAGCCTCCGTTTTTATGGGCATGGGCGGCAACTTCCTTTCCGCCACCCCCGACACCCACTTTACCGCTGAGGCCCTTCGCCGCTGCCGGCTCACCGTCCATGTATCCACCAAGCTCAACCGCAGCCACCTCGTCCACGGTACCGAGGCGCTCATCCTCCCCTGTTTCGGGCGCAGCGACCGGGATCTCACCGGGGGTGTTGAGCAATTTGTCTCCTGCGAGAATTCCATGGGGGTTGTCCAGGCGTCGCACGGGGTGCTCGCGCCTGTGTCCGGTTTGTTGCTCAGTGAACCGGCTATTGTTTGCCGGTTGGCCCTGGCTACGCCTTCCGTTCGGAGTAAAGTAGACTGGATTCGATACCTCTCTAACTACGACACCATCCGCAACGACATCGAACAAGTCATTCCCGGTTTCGATCGATACAACGAACGCGTCCGGCATCCCGGCGGATTTTACCTGCCCCACCCCAACCGGGAAGGGCGGTTTGCTACCGCTACCGGTTTGGCCGCTTTTAATATCGCGTCCGTGCCGGCTTCATCGCTCGGGCCCGATGACCTCGTGATGATGACCATCCGGAGCCACGACCAGTTCAACACCACTATTTACGGTCTTGACGACCGATACCGCGGTGTCTACCACGAACGACGGGTCATTCTCATGAACCGGGGCGATATGCAGCGGCTGTCGCTCGAAGAAGGGACAGTCGTCGATATACACGGGGCCGCGGGGCGCGTGGCCCACAACTTCGTGGTGGTGGCGTATGCCATTCCTTTGGGGTGCGCGGCGACTTATTTTCCGGAGACGAATGTGTTGGTGCCTATTGATAGTGTGGCGGCGTTTAGTAATACGCCTGTGTCCAAGCATGTTGTGGTGCAGGTGAAGAGGGCGGGAGTAATCTAA
- the fdhD gene encoding formate dehydrogenase accessory sulfurtransferase FdhD, whose amino-acid sequence MENPAISGVDIRRYSGGQLSPSQDRLAVEEPLEIRLVYGPLEARVLQNISVTMRTPGADRELALGFLFTEGILKDIASVLSCTVSGNVMTVEIRPGVVPHLSSVARNFYATSSCGVCGKASIDAISVVSPYRSFVSSLCVPASVLYGLPTSLTAAQDVFALTGGLHASALFDPEGHLWCMREDVGRHNALDKVIGFAFSAGMLPLDNSLLLLSGRAGFELIQKAAMAGIKVVAAIGPPSSLALQLARENGMTLVGFLRGEKFNVYCGEERINL is encoded by the coding sequence ATGGAAAACCCTGCCATTTCCGGGGTCGACATCCGTCGCTATAGCGGGGGGCAATTATCGCCCTCTCAAGACCGGTTAGCCGTCGAGGAACCTTTGGAAATACGGCTGGTCTACGGTCCTTTGGAGGCCCGCGTACTGCAAAACATTTCCGTGACCATGCGCACCCCAGGGGCGGACCGGGAGCTGGCCCTGGGGTTTCTTTTTACCGAGGGGATCCTGAAGGATATAGCGTCCGTTTTGTCTTGTACTGTTTCGGGAAACGTGATGACCGTCGAGATCCGGCCAGGGGTGGTGCCTCATTTATCGTCTGTTGCGCGCAACTTCTACGCTACCTCCAGTTGCGGGGTATGCGGGAAGGCTTCGATCGACGCGATCTCCGTGGTGTCGCCTTACCGGTCTTTCGTTTCGTCGCTGTGTGTCCCGGCATCTGTTCTTTATGGCCTCCCTACTTCTTTGACTGCTGCCCAGGACGTTTTTGCCCTGACCGGCGGTCTCCACGCCTCCGCCTTGTTCGATCCGGAAGGACACTTGTGGTGTATGCGGGAGGACGTAGGCCGGCACAACGCCCTGGATAAGGTCATCGGTTTTGCATTTTCCGCCGGCATGCTTCCGCTGGACAATTCCCTCCTCCTGCTCAGCGGAAGGGCCGGTTTCGAGCTCATACAAAAAGCGGCCATGGCGGGTATAAAGGTCGTGGCGGCCATCGGTCCCCCTTCCAGCCTGGCTTTGCAGTTGGCGCGGGAGAATGGGATGACCCTGGTGGGGTTTCTCCGGGGGGAGAAGTTTAATGTGTATTGCGGGGAGGAAAGGATAAATCTTTGA
- a CDS encoding alpha-L-fucosidase, whose protein sequence is MRIHLLFLGLLAASGVFAQEEGPYVPPTDTAVQRKIAWWQDLKFGLLMHWGTYSQWGIVESWSLCPEDEGWTQRKGPYSADYFTYKKAYENLLTTFNPTSFDPSRWAAAAKAAGMRYVVFTTKHHDGFCMFDTHQTDYSVMHSPFHRNIALEVFNAFRSQGFGIGAYFSKPDWHSNDYWWSYFPPKDRNVNYDPAKYPERWQHFKDYTYNQIQELMSGYGHMDILWLDGGWVHPNHTEGHFNQDIDMARIASMARGYQPGLIVVDRAVGGPFENYRTPEQQVPTQPLTYPWETCMTMGDSWSYVPGDHYKPSSQLIHLLVRIVAWGGNFLLNVGPSPDGDWDPLVYERLRDIGGWMNINGSAIYGSRMIAPYGKDRVYYTRSADTTYVFYLSAEGSDTVSLPPSLPLDGFTIPAGSRVTLLGSGARIPFSGSVLMIPHKLVGKEAGKYAVVFAITKR, encoded by the coding sequence ATGCGTATTCATTTGTTATTCCTTGGCTTGCTGGCGGCTTCGGGCGTTTTCGCCCAGGAAGAAGGCCCGTATGTTCCCCCTACCGACACCGCCGTTCAGCGGAAGATCGCCTGGTGGCAGGACCTGAAATTCGGTCTCCTGATGCACTGGGGAACCTACAGTCAGTGGGGGATCGTGGAAAGCTGGAGCCTTTGTCCCGAAGACGAGGGATGGACGCAACGCAAGGGGCCGTACTCGGCGGACTATTTTACCTATAAAAAGGCATACGAGAATTTGTTGACGACGTTCAACCCTACGTCTTTCGATCCCTCGCGTTGGGCGGCCGCGGCAAAGGCTGCGGGGATGCGCTACGTCGTCTTTACGACCAAGCACCACGACGGGTTTTGCATGTTCGATACCCATCAGACGGACTACAGCGTCATGCACAGTCCCTTCCACCGCAACATAGCGCTGGAGGTGTTCAACGCCTTCCGTTCCCAGGGATTTGGCATTGGCGCCTACTTTTCCAAACCCGACTGGCACAGCAACGACTACTGGTGGTCCTACTTCCCTCCCAAAGACCGGAACGTCAACTATGACCCCGCCAAATACCCCGAACGCTGGCAACACTTCAAGGACTATACCTACAACCAGATCCAGGAGCTGATGAGCGGGTACGGGCATATGGATATTCTTTGGCTTGACGGGGGGTGGGTACATCCCAACCATACCGAGGGTCATTTTAACCAGGACATCGATATGGCGCGTATCGCTTCCATGGCCCGGGGTTACCAGCCTGGCCTAATCGTCGTCGACCGGGCCGTGGGTGGTCCTTTCGAGAACTACCGGACGCCCGAGCAACAGGTTCCTACCCAGCCGCTCACTTACCCCTGGGAAACGTGCATGACCATGGGCGACAGTTGGAGCTATGTGCCCGGGGATCACTATAAACCTTCTTCCCAGTTGATCCACCTGCTGGTGCGGATCGTCGCCTGGGGCGGGAATTTCCTGCTAAACGTCGGTCCCAGTCCGGACGGCGACTGGGATCCCCTGGTGTATGAGCGCCTTCGGGACATCGGCGGGTGGATGAATATCAACGGTTCAGCCATCTATGGGTCGCGGATGATCGCACCTTATGGGAAGGACCGCGTGTATTATACGCGGTCGGCCGACACCACTTATGTGTTTTATCTGTCCGCAGAGGGTTCTGATACGGTGTCGTTGCCGCCGTCTTTGCCGTTGGATGGGTTTACCATTCCCGCGGGGTCGCGCGTAACACTGCTGGGCTCAGGGGCACGCATTCCCTTTTCGGGTAGTGTGCTGATGATTCCGCACAAGCTTGTTGGTAAGGAAGCGGGGAAATATGCCGTGGTCTTTGCGATCACAAAGCGCTAA